A window from Corynebacterium accolens encodes these proteins:
- a CDS encoding DUF2254 domain-containing protein, with amino-acid sequence MKTLIERMPAWRDKFWVIPAVAVAVXXVXXEGMLALDRNFXLALSRLYDGSAESAQGLLTAVATATLSLAGTLFFITLTALSGVVTVMGPRLLHEFLKDRSIQSTLGIYLATFTYSLLSLRAVRAGGEGKQEHVPSLNVAVDIALALICVVFLIYFIVHIAQSISMSHVVHVVAQDVEEHMRRLIERGEEEKVSKAPGSDFYESADATRSSQTGYLKFVDYESIAQAAAEEDCAVHLGVAPGDLVLEGEVIAHGVPHMPENIEKHIVVTQHREDASAHDPRFTARHLAEIAARALSTGVNDPYTVIDIIDRFTQILVVIGDKRLPQGIMHIDGEFRLDYQTFSYEQIIEAMFTQIRRDAADNAEIYLSLLNNLAKAVALLRTVERRNVLDEAAEAIYSDAGRQVGGEVELRQLEDSFQHFKANLARWEESEKPGEENEDSES; translated from the coding sequence ATGAAAACGCTGATCGAGAGGATGCCCGCCTGGCGGGATAAGTTTTGGGTCATTCCCGCGGTTGCAGTGGCGGTGGSCGKCGTGGSGGSCGAAGGCATGCTCGCMCTCGATCGCAACTTCGMCCTGGCGCTCTCTCGGCTCTATGACGGTAGCGCGGAAAGCGCCCAAGGCCTGCTCACCGCCGTGGCCACCGCCACGCTGTCCCTGGCCGGAACCCTGTTCTTTATCACCCTGACCGCGCTTTCCGGAGTGGTGACGGTGATGGGGCCGCGCCTATTGCACGAATTTTTGAAGGACCGCTCCATCCAGTCCACGCTGGGGATCTACCTGGCGACCTTTACCTATTCGCTGCTCTCTCTGCGTGCCGTGCGCGCCGGTGGTGAAGGCAAGCAAGAACACGTTCCCTCGCTGAATGTCGCAGTCGACATTGCCTTGGCGCTAATTTGCGTGGTCTTTTTGATTTATTTCATCGTCCACATCGCGCAGTCCATCAGCATGTCTCACGTGGTGCACGTGGTGGCCCAAGACGTGGAAGAGCACATGCGGCGCCTCATTGAGCGTGGCGAGGAAGAGAAGGTCTCCAAGGCACCAGGTTCGGATTTCTATGAATCCGCTGACGCAACCCGCAGCTCTCAAACGGGCTACCTGAAATTCGTGGACTACGAGTCCATTGCCCAAGCGGCGGCCGAAGAAGATTGCGCGGTTCACTTAGGTGTGGCCCCCGGCGATCTCGTGCTTGAAGGAGAGGTCATCGCCCACGGCGTGCCGCACATGCCGGAAAACATTGAAAAGCACATCGTGGTCACGCAGCACCGTGAGGATGCCTCCGCGCACGACCCGCGGTTTACGGCCCGGCACCTCGCGGAGATTGCCGCCCGCGCTTTAAGCACCGGCGTCAATGACCCTTATACGGTCATCGACATCATTGACCGCTTCACGCAAATCTTGGTGGTCATTGGGGACAAGCGCTTGCCGCAAGGGATCATGCATATCGATGGCGAGTTCCGCTTGGACTATCAAACCTTTAGCTACGAACAGATCATTGAGGCGATGTTCACCCAAATCCGCCGCGATGCGGCCGATAACGCCGAAATCTACCTCAGCCTGCTCAACAACCTAGCCAAGGCGGTCGCGCTGCTGCGCACCGTGGAGCGCCGCAATGTCCTAGATGAAGCAGCGGAGGCCATCTACTCCGATGCCGGCCGCCAGGTCGGCGGCGAGGTGGAATTGCGCCAGTTAGAAGATTCTTTTCAGCACTTCAAAGCAAACCTCGCCCGGTGGGAAGAATCCGAGAAGCCGGGCGAAGAGAATGAAGACTCCGAGTCCTAA
- the sufU gene encoding Fe-S cluster assembly sulfur transfer protein SufU — protein MNLDSMYQDVILDHYKNPQHAGLREPFQAEVHHVNPSCGDELTLRVNLSADGKTVEDVSYDAEGCSISQASTSVMAEEIVGLPLEEANKKLAEFEKMVTSRGQDEGDEDIIGDGVAFAGVSQYPARVKCALLGWKAFQAATADALNEVEK, from the coding sequence ATGAATCTAGATTCGATGTACCAAGACGTGATCTTGGATCACTATAAAAAYCCGCAACACGCGGGGTTGCGCGAGCCGTTCCAGGCAGAGGTTCACCACGTGAACCCCTCGTGCGGCGATGAGCTCACGTTGCGCGTCAACCTTTCCGCGGACGGCAAGACCGTTGAAGATGTGTCCTACGACGCCGAAGGTTGTTCCATCTCGCAGGCATCGACGTCCGTCATGGCGGAAGAGATCGTCGGCTTGCCCTTGGAGGAAGCCAATAAAAAGCTTGCCGAGTTTGAAAAGATGGTCACCTCCCGTGGCCAGGACGAGGGCGATGAGGACATCATCGGCGATGGTGTTGCCTTTGCAGGTGTTTCTCAATACCCGGCACGAGTTAAATGCGCGCTGCTAGGGTGGAAGGCTTTTCAGGCCGCCACCGCAGATGCGCTCAATGAAGTGGAGAAGTAA
- a CDS encoding metal-sulfur cluster assembly factor yields MTDPVDPYQNENSSFSAGGERPEQTEEQLSKAFDITEFMRDVIDPELGINVVDLGLVYDLWLEEKDGKELAMINMTLTSPACPLTDVIAEQVEDIVTGKKLADGVRINWVWMPPWGPHMISEEGREQLQALGFAV; encoded by the coding sequence ATGACCGATCCCGTAGATCCTTACCAGAACGAGAATTCGTCCTTCAGCGCAGGCGGTGAGCGGCCAGAGCAGACGGAAGAACAGCTGTCGAAGGCCTTTGACATCACCGAGTTCATGCGCGATGTCATCGACCCGGAGCTCGGCATCAACGTCGTTGACTTGGGCTTGGTCTATGACCTGTGGCTGGAAGAAAAGGACGGCAAAGAGCTTGCCATGATCAACATGACGTTGACCTCGCCGGCCTGCCCTTTGACCGACGTCATTGCGGAACAGGTTGAGGACATTGTTACCGGCAAGAAGCTTGCCGATGGCGTGCGTATCAACTGGGTCTGGATGCCACCGTGGGGCCCACACATGATTTCCGAAGAAGGCCGTGAGCAGCTCCAAGCTCTGGGCTTTGCGGTTTAA
- a CDS encoding PFL family protein: MSTRFNTTNILDTIEMIENYRLDIRTVTMGISLLGCTRSTMEATCQAIYDRVTQQAGRLVEVCEGIEGELGIPIVNKRISVTPISLVVAGLDGNPVDAAQALDKAAKEVGVNFVGGYSALVEKGATSAEQKLISSIPEALAETDVVCSSVNIASSRAGINMDATKQMGEVIKEAAELTKDDSAIACAKLVVFANSVGDNPFMAGAFHGIEEPDCVVSVGVSGPGVVDRALGSLEGASLDQVAEEVKKAAFKITRAGQLVGNMASERLGVPFGIIDLSLAPTAELGDSVAHILEHMGLDQVGTHGTTAALALLNDAVKKGGMMACSRVGGLSGSFIPVSEDRGMIDAVKSGSISMDKLEAMTAICSVGFDMIALPGDTSAATISGMIADEAAIGVMNHKTTAVRVIPVPGAKVGDEVSFGGLLGYAPIIPVNQVGNSQFINRGGFIPAPVHGFRN; this comes from the coding sequence ATGAGCACGCGTTTTAATACCACCAATATCTTGGACACCATCGAGATGATCGAAAACTATCGTCTCGATATCCGTACCGTGACGATGGGCATTTCCCTGCTGGGATGTACGCGCTCGACCATGGAGGCAACCTGCCAGGCCATCTATGACCGCGTAACGCAGCAAGCAGGCCGCTTGGTTGAGGTATGCGAGGGCATCGAAGGTGAGCTCGGCATCCCGATCGTCAACAAGCGCATCTCCGTCACCCCCATTTCCCTCGTTGTAGCAGGCTTGGACGGCAACCCCGTCGATGCCGCGCAGGCGCTGGATAAGGCCGCGAAGGAGGTGGGCGTTAACTTCGTCGGCGGCTACTCTGCGCTGGTAGAAAAGGGCGCGACGAGCGCAGAGCAAAAACTCATTTCCTCCATCCCCGAAGCCTTGGCCGAGACAGACGTAGTGTGCTCCTCGGTCAATATCGCCAGCTCCCGCGCCGGCATCAACATGGATGCGACGAAGCAAATGGGCGAGGTCATCAAGGAAGCCGCTGAGCTGACCAAGGATGATTCCGCAATCGCCTGCGCCAAGCTCGTCGTCTTTGCCAACTCCGTGGGCGATAACCCGTTTATGGCCGGTGCCTTCCACGGCATCGAGGAGCCTGACTGCGTCGTCTCCGTTGGCGTCTCCGGCCCCGGCGTGGTGGACCGCGCCCTCGGCTCCTTGGAAGGCGCAAGCCTGGATCAGGTGGCTGAGGAAGTGAAGAAGGCAGCCTTCAAGATCACCCGCGCCGGGCAGCTCGTGGGCAATATGGCCTCCGAGCGCCTCGGCGTTCCCTTCGGCATCATTGACCTCTCCTTGGCCCCCACGGCAGAACTCGGCGACTCCGTGGCGCACATCCTCGAGCACATGGGCCTCGATCAGGTGGGCACGCACGGCACGACGGCGGCATTGGCGCTGCTTAACGATGCCGTCAAGAAGGGCGGCATGATGGCATGCTCGCGCGTGGGCGGCTTGTCCGGTTCTTTCATCCCCGTCTCTGAGGACAGGGGCATGATCGATGCCGTAAAGTCCGGCTCCATTTCCATGGACAAGTTGGAGGCCATGACCGCCATCTGCTCGGTAGGCTTTGACATGATCGCACTCCCCGGCGATACCTCTGCGGCCACGATTTCCGGCATGATTGCGGATGAAGCCGCAATCGGCGTGATGAACCATAAGACCACCGCCGTGCGCGTCATTCCGGTACCTGGTGCCAAGGTGGGCGACGAGGTCAGCTTCGGTGGGCTTTTGGGCTATGCACCGATCATCCCGGTCAATCAGGTGGGCAATTCGCAGTTCATCAACCGCGGCGGCTTCATCCCTGCACCGGTACACGGTTTCCGCAACTAG
- a CDS encoding ABC-F family ATP-binding cassette domain-containing protein — MIVTNDFEVRVGARTLLDAPGQHLRVQPGDRIGLVGRNGAGKTTTMRILAGETEPYGGTVSRXGPIGYLPQDSREGNIEQTARERVLSARGLXDIKRRMAKQQELMETATDEKFRDKAIRKYSRLEEQFDSLGGYEADSECAQICDNLGLPQRVLDQKLKTLSGGQRRRVELAQILFAASEGSGKSQTTLLLDEPTNHLDADSIVWLRQFLSKHEGGLVMISHDVELLEAVCNKVWFLDAVRGEADVYNMGYKKYLDARATDEARRRRERANAEKKASALQKQAAKLGAKATKASAAKQMLNRAERMMNDLDEVRVADKVANIKFPEPAPCGKTPMNAKGLTKMYGSLEVFAGVDLAIDKGSRVVVLGYNGAGKTTLLKLLAGEERTDGEGGIVSGHGLRIGYFAQEHDSIHPDKSVWENTIEACPNADQQELRGLLGAFMFSGBKLQQPAGTLSGGEKXRLSLATLVSSRANVLLLDEPTNNLDPISREQVLDALNTYTGAVVLVTHDPGAVKALDPERVIIMPDGDEDLWSDEYMEIVELA, encoded by the coding sequence GTGATTGTGACCAATGATTTTGAGGTACGCGTAGGCGCCCGCACGCTTCTCGATGCCCCCGGACAGCACCTCCGCGTCCAGCCCGGCGACCGCATCGGGCTAGTGGGCCGCAATGGTGCGGGAAAGACCACGACCATGCGCATCCTGGCAGGCGAGACCGAGCCTTATGGCGGTACTGTCTCTCGTTTKGGCCCGATTGGTTACCTTCCGCAGGATTCGCGCGAAGGCAATATCGAGCAAACCGCGCGCGAGCGCGTGCTTTCTGCCCGCGGGCTGGRTGATATTAAGCGGCGGATGGCCAAGCAACAAGAGCTGATGGAAACGGCCACGGATGAGAAGTTCCGCGATAAGGCCATCCGTAAATACTCCCGGTTGGAAGAGCAATTCGACTCCTTGGGCGGCTATGAGGCTGATTCCGAGTGCGCCCAAATCTGCGATAACCTAGGCTTGCCTCAGCGCGTTTTGGATCAAAAACTCAAGACGCTATCGGGTGGCCAACGCCGCCGCGTGGAGCTGGCACAGATCCTTTTTGCAGCCAGCGAAGGCTCGGGTAAATCCCAGACCACGTTGCTCCTCGATGAGCCGACCAACCACCTAGATGCGGATTCCATCGTCTGGCTCCGCCAGTTCCTGTCCAAGCATGAGGGCGGACTGGTCATGATTTCCCACGACGTCGAGTTGCTCGAGGCCGTGTGTAATAAGGTCTGGTTCCTCGACGCGGTGCGCGGCGAGGCGGATGTCTACAACATGGGTTATAAGAAGTATCTCGATGCCCGTGCTACAGATGAGGCACGCCGGCGCCGCGAGCGCGCGAATGCCGAAAAGAAGGCCTCCGCGCTGCAAAAGCAGGCCGCCAAATTGGGTGCTAAGGCCACCAAGGCATCTGCGGCGAAGCAGATGCTGAACCGCGCCGAGCGCATGATGAATGACCTCGATGAGGTGCGCGTTGCGGATAAGGTAGCCAATATTAAATTCCCCGAGCCCGCCCCGTGCGGCAAGACGCCCATGAACGCCAAAGGCTTGACCAAGATGTACGGTTCGTTGGAGGTGTTCGCGGGTGTGGACCTGGCCATCGATAAGGGCTCCAGGGTCGTTGTCCTGGGGTATAACGGTGCCGGTAAGACGACCTTGCTCAAGCTCTTGGCGGGGGAGGAGCGCACCGATGGTGAGGGTGGCATCGTCAGTGGCCACGGATTGCGCATTGGCTACTTTGCGCAGGAGCACGACAGTATCCACCCGGATAAGAGCGTATGGGAAAACACCATTGAGGCCTGCCCCAATGCGGACCAGCAAGAGCTGCGCGGGCTGCTGGGAGCGTTTATGTTTTCCGGCRATAAACTGCAACAGCCTGCCGGAACTCTGTCKGGCGGTGARAAAMCCCGCCTGTCCCTGGCTACGTTGGTCTCCAGCCGCGCGAACGTGCTGCTTCTCGATGAGCCGACCAACAACCTCGACCCCATCTCTCGCGAGCAGGTGCTCGACGCGCTTAATACCTACACGGGCGCGGTGGTCTTGGTTACCCACGATCCGGGCGCGGTGAAGGCGCTCGACCCTGAGCGGGTGATCATCATGCCAGATGGCGATGAGGACCTGTGGTCCGATGAGTACATGGAAATCGTCGAGCTGGCTTAA
- a CDS encoding cysteine desulfurase yields the protein MSGFDVNAIREQFPILQRTVRGDKPLVYLDSGATSQRPLPVWKAEEEFVLHTNAPVHRGSYQLAEEADNAYESARQAIAAFVGADRDEIAFTKNATEALNEVAYTLSDERAGELYVGEGDTVVITELEHHANLVPWQQLCERTGATLKWYSLTDDGRIDLDSLELDESVKVVAFTHQSNVTGAVSDVEEMVRRARAVDAMVVLDACQSVPHMPVDFHALDVDFAAFSGHKMCGPNGVGVLYGKDELLRKLPPFLTGGSMIEVVKMEGTTFAEPPTRFEAGTQMTSQVVGLGAAVKFLEEVGMDNIHAHEQKLTAYALEQLREIPGLRIIGPETAENRGAAISFTVEGVHPHDLGQVLDDQGVSIRVGHHCAWPLHRACGAQSTARASFYLYNTEAEVDKLVEAIKAARDFFGVA from the coding sequence ATGTCTGGATTTGATGTAAACGCAATTAGGGAGCAGTTCCCAATCCTGCAGCGCACCGTGCGCGGCGATAAGCCGCTGGTGTACTTGGATTCGGGGGCTACCTCCCAGCGCCCGTTGCCGGTGTGGAAGGCAGAGGAGGAGTTCGTTCTCCATACCAACGCCCCCGTCCACCGCGGCTCTTACCAGTTGGCTGAAGAGGCGGATAACGCTTATGAGTCGGCCCGGCAGGCCATCGCGGCCTTCGTTGGTGCGGACCGCGATGAGATTGCCTTTACCAAAAACGCCACCGAGGCGCTCAATGAGGTTGCCTATACGCTTTCCGATGAGCGCGCGGGCGAGCTGTACGTAGGAGAAGGCGATACCGTCGTCATCACGGAGCTTGAGCACCACGCCAACCTCGTGCCTTGGCAACAGCTCTGTGAGCGCACCGGTGCCACCTTGAAGTGGTACTCGTTGACTGACGATGGCCGCATCGACTTGGATTCGCTCGAGCTTGATGAATCCGTCAAGGTTGTTGCGTTTACTCATCAGTCCAATGTGACTGGCGCTGTATCCGATGTCGAGGAAATGGTGCGCCGTGCCCGTGCGGTCGATGCCATGGTGGTGCTCGATGCCTGCCAGTCCGTCCCGCACATGCCGGTAGATTTCCATGCCTTGGATGTGGATTTCGCCGCATTCTCGGGCCACAAGATGTGTGGCCCGAATGGCGTGGGCGTGCTCTACGGCAAGGACGAATTGCTGCGCAAGCTTCCCCCGTTCCTCACGGGTGGCTCCATGATCGAGGTAGTGAAGATGGAAGGAACCACCTTCGCGGAACCGCCCACGCGATTTGAGGCGGGAACGCAGATGACCAGCCAGGTCGTCGGCCTCGGCGCCGCGGTGAAGTTCCTCGAGGAGGTGGGGATGGATAATATCCATGCCCACGAGCAAAAGCTCACCGCTTATGCCTTGGAACAGCTTCGTGAGATTCCGGGCCTGCGCATCATCGGCCCAGAAACGGCCGAGAACCGCGGCGCGGCCATCTCCTTTACCGTGGAGGGCGTGCACCCGCACGATCTGGGTCAGGTTCTGGATGACCAAGGCGTTTCCATTCGAGTAGGCCACCACTGCGCGTGGCCGCTGCACCGCGCCTGCGGTGCGCAATCGACCGCGCGCGCTAGCTTTTACCTGTACAACACGGAAGCCGAAGTAGATAAGCTGGTAGAAGCCATTAAGGCCGCCCGCGATTTCTTTGGAGTTGCCTAA
- the sufC gene encoding Fe-S cluster assembly ATPase SufC, which translates to MSTLEIKNLHAQVLPNEENGEPKEILKGVNLTINSGEIHAIMGPNGSGKSTLSYTIAGHPKYEVTEGEVLLDGENLLDMPVDERARAGLFLAMQYPTEVPGVKVSQFMRSAVTSIRGEAPKLREWNKELTEARENLKIDKSFISRSVNEGFSGGEKKRHEVMQLDILKPKFAVMDETDSGLDVDALRIVSDGINRYQDDTNGGILMITHYKRILNYVQPDFVHVFANGQVVKTGGAELADQLESDGYDQFLQ; encoded by the coding sequence ATGTCTACTCTGGAAATTAAGAATCTCCACGCCCAGGTTCTGCCGAACGAAGAAAACGGCGAGCCCAAGGAAATCCTCAAGGGCGTCAACCTCACCATTAACTCCGGCGAGATCCACGCCATCATGGGTCCTAACGGCTCCGGCAAGTCCACCTTGTCCTACACCATTGCTGGTCACCCGAAGTACGAGGTCACCGAGGGCGAGGTGCTTCTCGATGGCGAAAACCTCCTCGACATGCCCGTCGACGAGCGCGCTCGCGCCGGCCTATTTTTGGCCATGCAGTACCCAACCGAGGTGCCGGGCGTAAAGGTATCGCAGTTCATGCGCTCCGCCGTGACCTCCATCCGCGGCGAGGCCCCCAAGCTGCGCGAGTGGAATAAGGAACTTACTGAGGCTCGCGAGAACCTGAAGATTGATAAGTCCTTCATCTCCCGCTCCGTCAACGAGGGCTTTTCCGGTGGCGAGAAGAAGCGCCACGAGGTCATGCAGCTGGACATCCTAAAGCCCAAGTTCGCGGTCATGGATGAGACCGACTCCGGCTTGGACGTTGACGCGCTGCGCATCGTTTCTGATGGCATCAACCGCTACCAGGATGACACCAATGGCGGCATCTTGATGATTACCCACTACAAGCGCATCCTGAACTACGTGCAGCCGGATTTCGTGCACGTATTCGCTAACGGCCAGGTTGTGAAGACCGGCGGGGCCGAGCTGGCAGACCAGCTTGAGTCTGACGGCTACGACCAGTTCCTGCAGTAA
- a CDS encoding ACT domain-containing protein translates to MYAIMTVTGADSTGIIAAVTTTLAELDINVVDVSQTLMGDYFTMILRVEFDADAVSIQTIKERMRPVAEEKQQSIRIQSEDLFTAMNEI, encoded by the coding sequence ATGTATGCCATTATGACCGTTACCGGTGCCGATAGCACCGGAATCATTGCCGCAGTGACCACGACCCTTGCTGAACTGGACATCAACGTCGTTGACGTCTCGCAGACCTTGATGGGTGACTACTTCACCATGATCCTCCGCGTCGAATTCGATGCGGATGCCGTATCCATCCAGACCATCAAGGAGCGGATGCGCCCGGTTGCGGAGGAAAAGCAGCAATCCATCCGCATTCAGTCCGAAGACCTCTTTACCGCCATGAACGAGATTTAA
- a CDS encoding NAD(P)H-binding protein yields the protein MADTKKKVLYIGGHGKVGLLAAPKLAEAGHEVHSLIRNPEQKADIEQANATPVIADITEQSVDQWAELFADYDAVVWGAGNGGRGGAELTWAVDRDGALAAIEALEKLGKDVPQFVMISYVGSQVATTDPADEKWYAYVESKKEVDNRLADSSIPYIILKPAGLTEEPAQGLEFVEDKMLQEGQTSSRDLVADVIVEVLGREELPGSPVVFVDGDKPVSSIN from the coding sequence ATGGCTGATACTAAGAAAAAGGTTTTGTACATCGGTGGACACGGCAAGGTTGGCCTGCTGGCGGCTCCAAAATTAGCGGAAGCTGGCCACGAGGTTCACTCGCTTATCCGTAACCCAGAGCAAAAGGCCGATATCGAGCAGGCCAACGCTACGCCGGTTATTGCAGATATTACCGAGCAGTCCGTTGACCAATGGGCCGAACTATTCGCAGATTATGACGCAGTTGTATGGGGTGCCGGAAACGGCGGCCGTGGCGGCGCGGAACTGACGTGGGCCGTCGACCGCGACGGTGCTTTGGCCGCCATCGAGGCCCTAGAAAAGCTGGGCAAAGACGTTCCTCAGTTCGTCATGATTTCTTATGTCGGCTCCCAGGTTGCGACGACCGATCCAGCCGATGAAAAGTGGTACGCCTACGTGGAATCCAAGAAGGAAGTGGACAACCGCTTAGCCGATAGCTCTATCCCGTACATCATCCTGAAGCCCGCTGGCCTGACGGAGGAGCCTGCGCAGGGGCTGGAATTTGTTGAGGACAAGATGCTGCAAGAAGGTCAGACCTCGTCTCGTGACCTGGTGGCAGACGTCATCGTAGAGGTACTGGGCCGCGAGGAGCTTCCGGGCTCTCCAGTCGTATTCGTTGACGGCGACAAGCCAGTAAGCTCCATTAATTAA
- a CDS encoding ECF transporter S component: protein MPQLSLTPARRGMVIAGAALVVATWIYLVLFRPTDWESVAGSAEALITLAGYLIGAALLLAGTVPSLPARTIAIIPIALVLNIVVGQIIGSSGIPLYIDSVGTILVAALAGPIAGLATGTLSSVVWGLLNPMALPFAAVSAATGFLSGWAIQKGAFSKIWKVIVSGAIIGIICGMLAAPVAAFVYGGTAGVGTGALTSLFRELGNSLIASVTMQSLISDPLDKAVVFLIVWAAVKSLPKRTRESLQPR from the coding sequence ATGCCTCAGCTTTCTCTTACCCCTGCCCGCCGGGGGATGGTCATCGCGGGCGCCGCGCTCGTCGTCGCCACGTGGATCTACTTGGTGCTTTTCCGCCCAACTGATTGGGAGTCCGTAGCGGGCTCCGCCGAAGCCTTGATCACCCTGGCCGGCTACCTCATCGGTGCGGCCTTGTTGCTCGCCGGCACCGTGCCGTCCCTGCCGGCTCGTACCATCGCCATTATTCCCATCGCGTTGGTTCTCAACATCGTGGTGGGCCAAATCATCGGTTCGAGCGGTATTCCACTGTATATCGACTCCGTGGGAACCATCCTGGTGGCGGCACTGGCAGGCCCCATTGCCGGGCTTGCTACCGGTACACTGTCTTCAGTGGTCTGGGGATTGCTCAACCCGATGGCACTCCCATTCGCCGCCGTTTCCGCGGCTACCGGCTTCCTTTCCGGCTGGGCCATCCAAAAGGGCGCTTTTAGCAAGATCTGGAAGGTCATCGTCAGCGGTGCCATCATCGGCATCATCTGCGGCATGCTCGCCGCACCCGTGGCCGCGTTCGTCTACGGCGGTACGGCTGGTGTCGGTACCGGCGCGCTCACGTCCCTCTTCCGCGAACTCGGCAACTCCTTGATTGCGTCCGTCACGATGCAATCACTTATCTCCGACCCACTGGATAAGGCAGTCGTCTTCCTCATCGTGTGGGCTGCCGTGAAATCCTTGCCTAAGCGCACCCGGGAATCCTTGCAGCCTCGCTAA
- a CDS encoding nucleoside hydrolase encodes MSVSRPAVLLDCDPGIDDCLALMYLAGLHHAGEIELVGVSTTAGNVAVQQTAANARWILDLCGLPEVPVASGRPAPLEVELTTTPETHGESGLGYLSAPDHDFADIQWQELWSSAIARNPGLHLIVTGPVTNLADFEREHGDAVAQCGSITIMGGAVNYRGNTTPTAEWNFWVDPHAAARHFSASAELHSTLCSLEVTEQFLITPERLAEIQGLLGTHPMTEKLPEILRFYFEFHQVQEEGYQAQIHDLLTCIIALKKVPFEAVDTTIDVEADSALMRGTSVADLRNHWGRPTNASLVTSADIPAAHREFDRALRILGARVALGE; translated from the coding sequence ATGAGTGTTTCGCGCCCAGCCGTCTTGCTCGACTGCGATCCAGGGATTGATGACTGTCTCGCCCTAATGTACTTAGCGGGGCTGCATCACGCGGGCGAGATCGAATTAGTGGGCGTGAGCACGACTGCTGGAAACGTCGCGGTCCAACAGACAGCCGCCAATGCACGGTGGATTTTGGACCTTTGTGGATTGCCGGAGGTTCCCGTCGCCTCAGGGCGGCCGGCTCCGCTCGAAGTAGAGCTGACCACGACACCTGAAACCCACGGTGAGTCCGGCTTGGGTTATCTTTCCGCGCCCGATCACGATTTCGCCGATATTCAGTGGCAGGAGTTGTGGTCGAGCGCCATTGCCCGCAACCCGGGGCTACACCTCATCGTCACCGGGCCGGTAACTAATTTGGCAGACTTCGAGCGGGAGCATGGCGATGCCGTTGCGCAGTGCGGCTCGATTACCATCATGGGCGGTGCCGTTAATTACCGCGGCAATACGACCCCGACCGCGGAGTGGAATTTCTGGGTAGATCCCCACGCGGCAGCACGTCATTTTTCAGCCTCAGCAGAATTGCACAGTACGCTGTGCTCGCTCGAGGTCACCGAGCAATTTCTTATCACCCCAGAGCGCTTGGCAGAAATTCAGGGGCTTCTTGGTACACACCCGATGACGGAAAAATTGCCGGAGATCCTGCGGTTTTACTTCGAGTTCCATCAAGTGCAAGAAGAAGGCTACCAAGCCCAGATCCATGACCTTCTGACCTGCATCATTGCGCTTAAGAAGGTGCCGTTTGAGGCTGTGGATACGACCATAGACGTGGAAGCGGATTCTGCGCTGATGCGCGGTACCAGCGTCGCGGACCTCCGCAACCATTGGGGCCGGCCAACTAATGCCTCTCTGGTGACCAGCGCGGATATTCCAGCTGCTCACCGCGAGTTCGACAGGGCGCTGCGCATCTTGGGCGCGCGTGTTGCTCTAGGCGAATAA
- a CDS encoding energy-coupling factor transporter transmembrane component T family protein, whose product MYRLHPSTVLTIAACGWLLILALNSPLVSAVVAGAMLAYGVWATRSLAIVLASAALCVPVALSMLVIHAPYGDNQLIPLITSDGLLIAATLALRFFALMVCFIVAMSVLRISDIAKWLQVSRAGHKIAYIVGASLQSLPQGAQAWRTVRDANQLAGIKVTWRNTISRVVIPVISRLLIQGTERGHALAAVGFDEEGTRTLLRPVPDSAVSRVLRYIVPIGTIGVMVFVWI is encoded by the coding sequence ATGTATCGCCTTCACCCGTCGACGGTCCTCACCATTGCTGCGTGCGGTTGGCTACTTATCCTCGCTCTCAATAGCCCACTAGTCTCTGCAGTGGTAGCTGGCGCAATGCTTGCCTATGGCGTGTGGGCCACGAGATCCCTTGCGATCGTCTTGGCCTCTGCAGCGCTCTGTGTTCCGGTGGCCTTATCGATGTTGGTGATCCACGCCCCCTATGGCGATAACCAGCTGATTCCGCTTATTACAAGCGATGGCCTGCTCATCGCCGCCACACTAGCCCTGCGCTTTTTCGCGCTCATGGTGTGCTTCATCGTGGCGATGTCCGTGCTGCGGATATCCGATATTGCGAAATGGCTACAAGTCTCGCGCGCTGGGCACAAAATTGCCTATATCGTTGGTGCTTCACTGCAGTCTTTACCGCAAGGTGCGCAAGCCTGGCGGACCGTCCGCGATGCCAATCAGCTGGCAGGAATCAAGGTGACGTGGCGGAATACCATTTCCCGGGTGGTCATCCCAGTAATTTCGCGCCTCCTGATCCAAGGCACCGAGCGCGGCCACGCCCTTGCCGCCGTGGGCTTTGATGAAGAGGGAACTAGGACCCTTTTGCGGCCGGTACCGGATTCAGCAGTGTCCCGCGTGCTACGCTACATCGTTCCCATTGG